A section of the Primulina eburnea isolate SZY01 chromosome 1, ASM2296580v1, whole genome shotgun sequence genome encodes:
- the LOC140836361 gene encoding alpha/beta hydrolase domain-containing protein VTE7-like, whose protein sequence is MVGAWALGYPLYQCHLGKLLDFGLSCRGGGDRGCVGDPNGEFPSFLPKEVHKIRDPFARNLAQRIQRLPVQVGFSESCIMSSCVTPTMRSAANPVVLLHCFDSSCLEWRSAYPLLEDAGLEAWAIDLLGWGFSDLECRPPCNVASKRYHLYQLWKSHIKRPMTLVGPSLGAAAAIDFAVNFPEAVDRLVLINANVYVNGTGVLTKLPKPLAYAMASVLKSVPIRWYAKLLVFEGISLSTIFDYTEVGRLHCLLPWWEDATVNFMLSGGYNVMGQIKRVKQKVLLISCEHDNIVDNKLAERLQNELPNATIRKISNCGHMPHIEKPNVIAKLIIDFTRGGTNAAIREAETPVSYFVDDKSCKTNRLCRKGE, encoded by the exons ATGGTGGGAGCTTGGGCATTGGGATATCCGTTGTATCAATGCCATCTCGGAAAGTTGCTGGATTTCGGACTTTCTTGCCGCGGCGGCGGCGATCGCGGGTGCGTTGGCGATCCCAACGGAGAATTTCCATCTTTTCTGCCGAAGGAAGTGCACAAAATCAGAGACCCTTTTGCGAGAAATTTGGCTCAGAGGATACAGAGGCTCCCTGTGCAG GTTGGGTTTTCCGAGAGTTGCATAATGAGTAGCTGTGTGACCCCAACGATGCGAAGCGCTGCCAATCCGGTGGTTCTTCTCCATTGTTTTGATAG CTCTTGTTTAGAATGGAGAAGTGCATATCCGCTGCTGGAGGATGCTGGTTTAGAGGCTTGGGCAATCGATCTTCTTGGATGGGGTTTCTCTGATTTAG AATGCCGCCCACCTTGTAACGTTGCATCGAAAAGATATCACCTTTACCAG CTATGGAAGTCTCACATCAAAAGACCAATGACTTTAGTTGGACCTAGCCTTGGTGCAGCTGCTGCAATAGATTTTGCCGTCAATTTTCCTGAAGCT GTCGATAGGCTCGTTTTGATTAATGCAAATGTTTATGTCAATGGGACTGGGGTTCTCACTAAATTACCCAAGCCTTTAGCCTATGCAATG GCCTCTGTGCTGAAGAGTGTGCCTATACGGTGGTATGCAAAGCTACTGGTTTTCGAGGGTATATCACTATCTACGATATTCGACTATACAGAA GTGGGACGCCTTCACTGCCTCTTGCCGTGGTGGGAAGACGCTACTGTAAACTTTATGCTCAGTGGGGGATACAATGTCATGGGTCAAATCAAACGG GTGAAGCAAAAAGTTCTTCTCATCAGCTGCGAGCATGATAATATTGTCGACAATAAGCTTGCAGAG AGGCTGCAGAATGAACTGCCAAACGCGACAATTAGAAAAATATCAAACTGTGGCCATATGCCTCACATTGAGAAACCAAATGTGATCGCGAAACTGATCATCGATTTCACTCGAGGAGGCACAAATGCAGCTATTCGTGAGGCTGAGACGCCGGTTTCTTACTTTGTGGATGATAAATCTTGTAAAACAAACAGATTATGTAGAAAGGGAGAGTGA